The following proteins are encoded in a genomic region of Rattus rattus isolate New Zealand chromosome 2, Rrattus_CSIRO_v1, whole genome shotgun sequence:
- the LOC116893613 gene encoding mas-related G-protein coupled receptor member G: MLSIFNIWGTFNRVLFFLSLIVSLAGLAGNTLLLWHLGLRIKKGPFNTYLLHLAAADFLFLSCQVGFSIAKIVSGYEDTLYFPVTFLWFAVGLWLLSAFSVDCCLSYMLPSFCGPNCRPRYTSFVLCLVIWALTMLAVLLPANACGLLYNGMSLLVCLKYHWVSVVWLGVLASTACGASLFLLVFGNCCSSQLPPKFCKLAQCSGILLFFCRLPLVFYWCLRPVIKFLLPFFFPLATLLACIDSSAKPLLYYLKGRQLRKEPLQVALNRALGEESQSSSGGISLPMSRV; encoded by the coding sequence ATGCTGTCCATATTCAATATCTGGGGCACCTTCAACAGAGTgctcttcttcctcagcctcatTGTCAGCCTTGCAGGGCTGGCGGGCAACACGCTGCTGCTCTGGCACCTCGGTCTGCGCATCAAGAAGGGCCCCTTCAACACCTACCTGCTGCACCTGGCCGCCGctgatttcctcttcctctcctgtcaaGTTGGCTTCTCTATTGCCAAGATCGTGTCGGGCTATGAGGACACACTCTACTTCCCGGTCACCTTCCTGTGGTTTGCTGTAGGGCTCTGGCTGCTGTCTGCCTTCAGTGTGGACTGCTGCCTCTCCTACATGCTCCCCTCCTTTTGTGGCCCCAACTGCCGCCCCAGGTACACTTCATTCGTCCTCTGCCTCGTGATCTGGGCCCTGACCATGCTGGCGGTGCTGCTGCCAGCCAATGCCTGTGGCCTGCTGTACAATGGAATGAGTCTGCTGGTTTGCCTCAAGTACCACTGGGTCAGCGTTGTCTGGCTAGGGGTGCTTGCTAGCACGGCGTGTGGTGCAAGCCTGTTTCTCTTAGTCTTTGGGAACTGCTGTTCTTCACAGCTACCCCCCAAATTCTGCAAGTTGGCCCAGTGCTCCGGGATCCTTCTGTTCTTCTGTCGCCTGCCCCTGGTTTTCTACTGGTGCCTGCGGCCAGTCATAAAATTCttgcttccctttttcttcccacTGGCCACCCTCCTGGCCTGCATTGACAGCAGTGCAAAGCCCCTCTTGTACTACCTGAAGGGCAGGCAGCTCAGGAAGGAGCCACTGCAGGTAGCCCTAAACAGGGCTCTAGGGGAAGAGTCTCAGTCAAGTAGTGGGGGGATATCCCTCCCCATGAGCCGAGTGTAG
- the LOC116893612 gene encoding mas-related G-protein coupled receptor member G-like: MMFSIFNFWDTFNIWAIFDIWGPINRVFFFLSLTVSLAGLAGNTLLLWHLGLHIKKGPFNTYLLHLAAADFLFLSCQVAFSLAKIVSGHEYKLHFPVTFLWFAVGLWLLSAFSVDCCLSYMLPSYCSPNCRPKHTSFVLCLMVWAVTMSVVLLPANACGLLFNGMNLLVCLKYHWVSVIWFALLAGSVFGVCKFLLVSENCCSLQPPPKFCKLAQFFGALLLFCRLPLVVYWCLRPIIKFLLPFFFPLATLLACVDSSAKPFLYYLRGRQHKKEPVLAALSRALGEESQSSGGGISLPMLRV, from the coding sequence ATGATGTTCTCCATATTCAATTTCTGGGACACCTTCAACATCTGGGCCATATTTGACATCTGGGGCCCGATCAACAGAGTgttcttcttcctcagcctcaCCGTCAGCCTTGCAGGGCTGGCGGGCAACACGCTGCTGCTCTGGCACCTGGGTCTGCACATCAAGAAGGGCCCCTTCAACACCTACCTGCTGCACCTGGCCGCCGctgatttcctcttcctctcctgccaaGTTGCCTTCTCTCTCGCCAAGATCGTGTCGGGCCATGAGTACAAACTGCACTTCCCGGTCACCTTCCTCTGGTTTGCTGTAGGGCTCTGGCTGCTGTCTGCCTTCAGTGTGGACTGCTGCCTCTCCTACATGCTCCCCTCGTATTGCAGCCCCAACTGCCGCCCCAAGCACACTTCATTTGTCCTCTGCCTCATGGTCTGGGCCGTGACCATGTCGGTCGTGCTGCTGCCAGCCAATGCCTGTGGCCTGCTGTTCAATGGAATGAATCTGCTGGTTTGCCTCAAGTACCACTGGGTCAGCGTCATCTGGTTTGCGCTGCTGGCTGGCTCGGTGTTTGGGGTATGCAAGTTTCTCTTAGTCTCGGAGAACTGCTGCTCGTTACAGCCACCCCCCAAGTTCTGCAAGTTGGCCCAGTTCTTCGGGGCCCTTCTGCTCTTCTGTCGCCTGCCCCTGGTTGTCTACTGGTGTCTGCGGCCAATCATAAAATTCttgcttccctttttcttcccacTGGCCACCCTCCTGGCCTGCGTTGACAGCAGTGCAAAGCCCTTCTTGTACTACCTGAGGGGCAGGCAGCACAAGAAGGAGCCAGTGCTGGCAGCCCTAAGCAGGGCTCTAGGGGAAGAGTCCCAGTCAAGTGGTGGGGGGATATCCCTGCCCATGCTCCGAGTGTAG